One segment of Trichlorobacter ammonificans DNA contains the following:
- a CDS encoding ATP-binding protein, with the protein MQRLAHGFPVIAITGPRQSGKTTLARATFPDKPYLSLEDPDVRVIAESDPRRLLAGYPDGAILDEVQRAPHLFSYLQTHVDANLRPGMFVLTGSQQFGLLAGISQSLAGRVGMVQLLPLGINELADASLLPATLDELLFTGGYPALHDRDLLPGDWFAGYVATYVERDVRQLINVRDLSTFQRFLRMCAARTGQLLNLSSLAADCGITHNTAAAWIAVLEASYIIHLLRPHHRNFNKRLVKSPKLYFCDAGLAAWLLGIHKPEDMAFHAQRGNLFETLMVAEFLKQRWNDGRPSNLYFWRDSRGLEVDLLLEEGERLMPVEIKSGTTVAADFTDNLRKWVHLSGNTEQISWLIYGGDQRFDSGTTRILPWGQAGTIGTE; encoded by the coding sequence GTGCAGCGCCTTGCCCATGGATTTCCGGTTATAGCCATAACCGGCCCGCGGCAGTCCGGCAAGACCACCCTTGCCAGGGCAACCTTTCCCGATAAACCGTATCTCTCACTGGAAGACCCGGATGTCCGCGTCATTGCCGAGTCCGACCCGCGTCGGCTGCTTGCCGGATATCCCGATGGCGCCATACTTGATGAGGTGCAGCGCGCCCCTCACCTGTTTTCCTACCTGCAAACCCATGTTGACGCCAATCTGCGTCCCGGTATGTTCGTTCTGACCGGATCACAGCAGTTTGGTCTGCTCGCCGGTATCAGCCAGTCACTGGCCGGACGGGTGGGCATGGTGCAGTTGCTTCCCCTCGGTATCAACGAACTTGCCGATGCTTCCCTGCTGCCCGCCACCCTTGATGAACTGCTGTTCACAGGGGGCTATCCGGCCCTGCATGACCGTGACCTGCTGCCCGGCGACTGGTTTGCCGGGTATGTCGCCACCTATGTTGAGCGTGATGTGCGGCAACTGATCAATGTGCGTGACCTCTCCACCTTCCAGCGTTTCCTGCGGATGTGCGCCGCCCGTACCGGCCAGTTACTGAACCTCTCCTCACTGGCCGCCGATTGCGGCATCACCCACAACACCGCGGCAGCCTGGATTGCGGTGCTGGAGGCCAGCTACATCATCCATCTGCTGCGTCCTCACCACCGCAACTTCAACAAGCGTCTGGTCAAATCGCCCAAACTCTATTTTTGCGATGCGGGGCTGGCAGCCTGGCTGCTGGGCATACACAAGCCGGAGGATATGGCGTTTCATGCTCAACGGGGCAATCTGTTCGAAACCTTGATGGTAGCGGAGTTTCTCAAGCAGCGTTGGAACGACGGCAGGCCGTCCAATCTGTATTTCTGGCGCGACAGCAGGGGGCTGGAGGTTGACCTGCTCCTGGAAGAGGGGGAGCGCCTGATGCCGGTGGAGATCAAATCCGGCACAACCGTTGCGGCTGATTTTACGGACAACCTCAGGAAATGGGTGCATCTTTCCGGCAACACGGAGCAGATCTCATGGCTGATCTACGGCGGGGATCAGCGATTTGACTCCGGTACAACCCGGATACTTCCCTGGGGGCAGGCCGGAACTATTGGCACGGAATAA
- a CDS encoding PaaI family thioesterase codes for MSIEPATLETASAIPLLQTLGIRLVEIGDRHAVMEVTVDDRHRNYFGGAHGGLLATLVDTAAFFPRPLLPSATPCTTTSLNVVYVRPAGVGDRLTARSELLHIGRRTASVRVEVTNQHGKLVVHGTASLMLTGSL; via the coding sequence ATGAGCATTGAACCTGCCACCCTGGAAACCGCCAGCGCCATCCCCCTGTTGCAGACCCTGGGGATCAGGCTTGTCGAGATCGGCGACCGCCATGCCGTGATGGAGGTGACGGTGGATGACCGCCACCGCAACTACTTCGGCGGCGCCCACGGCGGCCTGCTGGCCACCCTGGTGGATACTGCCGCATTCTTTCCCCGCCCGTTGCTCCCCTCCGCCACCCCCTGCACCACCACCAGCCTGAACGTTGTCTATGTCCGCCCAGCCGGCGTGGGAGATCGTCTTACCGCCCGTTCAGAACTGCTGCATATCGGCCGCCGCACCGCCAGTGTACGGGTGGAGGTAACCAATCAGCACGGCAAGCTGGTGGTGCATGGTACTGCTTCGTTGATGTTGACCGGATCGTTGTGA
- a CDS encoding SelL-related redox protein → MKNLSGQPAVPFSLNDTTGHAHCLEEYRGSWLLLMFHRHLGULPCRAHITQLRDHESELDSLRVKVVIVTFEHDFFARSYVAETGLNWPLLIDAGREVYHAYDMLHASFWDLWGPENWRVYFRELLKGQKLHRPTNDIHQRGGDVLIDPEGIVRLHHVGTGPADRPPVETILHMIRSSHEH, encoded by the coding sequence ATGAAAAATTTGAGCGGACAGCCGGCCGTTCCCTTTTCCTTGAACGACACGACGGGGCATGCACATTGCCTGGAAGAGTACCGGGGAAGCTGGCTGCTGCTGATGTTCCACCGGCACCTGGGCTGACTGCCCTGCCGGGCGCACATCACGCAGTTGCGTGATCATGAATCAGAACTGGACAGCCTGAGGGTCAAGGTGGTGATCGTCACCTTTGAGCATGATTTCTTTGCCCGTTCCTACGTTGCGGAGACCGGCCTCAACTGGCCGTTGCTGATTGATGCAGGCCGGGAAGTGTACCATGCCTACGATATGCTGCATGCCTCGTTCTGGGATTTGTGGGGGCCGGAAAACTGGCGGGTCTATTTCAGGGAACTGCTGAAGGGACAGAAACTGCACCGCCCCACCAACGACATCCACCAGCGGGGCGGCGATGTGCTGATCGACCCGGAGGGCATCGTCCGCCTGCACCATGTGGGCACCGGACCAGCCGACCGTCCGCCGGTGGAGACCATCCTGCACATGATACGGAGCAGCCATGAGCATTGA
- a CDS encoding DUF6901 family protein, producing MSAMLAITYCFRFENGEVREVLLRLDGDTLALIPEGDVSPPFWTDISFRQCRVCPLNPATHPYCPVAVHLTRIVELFKDRLSSEKVRIEVSDSQRGYFKDASLQSGLGPLMGIIMVSAGCPVMNPLRPMVRFHLPFASMKETEFRTVSMYLMAQYFRARKGQAPDWSLEGLQQIYDRIRIVNKSFAERLRAASDKDAAVNAIVILDCFAKGVPIAARTALREYERHFAVYCDEHSPLS from the coding sequence ATGTCCGCGATGCTTGCAATCACCTATTGTTTCCGCTTTGAAAATGGTGAGGTACGGGAGGTGCTGCTTCGGCTGGACGGGGATACCCTGGCCCTGATTCCGGAAGGGGACGTTTCTCCCCCCTTCTGGACCGACATCAGCTTCCGGCAGTGTCGCGTCTGTCCCCTGAATCCCGCAACGCATCCCTACTGTCCCGTTGCCGTCCACCTGACGCGGATCGTCGAGCTTTTCAAGGACCGCCTCTCTTCCGAGAAGGTCCGGATCGAGGTGAGCGACAGCCAGCGCGGCTACTTCAAGGATGCCTCGCTGCAAAGCGGTCTGGGGCCGCTGATGGGCATCATCATGGTGAGTGCCGGCTGTCCGGTGATGAACCCGTTGAGACCGATGGTCCGTTTTCACCTCCCCTTTGCCTCCATGAAAGAGACCGAGTTCCGGACGGTCTCCATGTACCTGATGGCCCAGTATTTCAGGGCAAGGAAAGGACAGGCCCCCGACTGGTCCCTGGAAGGGCTGCAACAGATTTACGACCGGATCAGGATAGTCAACAAGAGCTTTGCCGAGCGGTTGCGCGCGGCCAGCGACAAGGATGCCGCCGTGAATGCCATCGTCATCCTGGACTGCTTCGCCAAGGGGGTGCCCATTGCCGCCCGTACCGCCCTGCGGGAGTACGAACGGCACTTTGCCGTCTACTGCGACGAGCACAGCCCACTGTCGTGA
- a CDS encoding proline dehydrogenase family protein, translated as MAENDLNRRIIERGSALFAAIADEKPALFNSATWTGRVMEWCLGNTGFKTSLLRFVDVFPVLTSHAQITDHIRQYFGDGQELPPVLARGARMAGMLGSVGGALLARAISANIREMARQFILAERPDELSDRLAALNRAGFAVALDVLGEATLSHAEAEQYLTTYLQLLELLSAEQSRWTTLPGLEEAPPVHLAVKPTAFFPLANPMDFEGSVSGILAPLRILAQQVVRAGAFLCIDMESHRFKGITLEVYRRLRAEFRDYPHIGIALQAYLRDSEDDLAGLLAWAEEQRTPIAVRLVKGAYWDYETVRAQQLGWPVPVRTVKADSDAAFERMAAVILKHHPICHLACASHNIRSIAAVLETARSLRVPESRYEFQMLYGMAEPVRRGIRAEAGRVRLYCPYGELVPGMGYLVRRLLENTANESFLRLTFKDQADVARLLHDPAEHAGQPASVMEAFAEEFRNEPAVDFTRSEVREAFPAAIATARSRSGQIVPLFINGRDVATTDRLASRNPNRPSEILGQVCQAGSAEVEQAVAAAAAAFPAWRAAPAAERAGCLRRVAALVREQIYEQAALQVLEIGKQWDQAHADVAEAIDFLEYYAAEMCRLAVPCAVGVVPGEENRLYREGRGVAVVIAPWNFPLAIACGMVSAALVTGNTVLFKPSGLTGVIGRRLVELFTAAGIPDGVLNFVPGRGSEIGDLLVDHPAVALIAFTGSLEVGQRIVRRAAPLHPGQRQFKRVIAELGGKNAVIIDDDADLDEAVPQVLASAFGFQGQKCSACSRVIVLEAIHDRFVERLVETARTWRLGPAESPAHAMGAVADEAAQRKILEYLAVGREEGRLLYESPVPEGEGYWVPLAIFGGIRPEHRLAREEIFGPVLAVLRAADFDQALAWANAVPFALTGGLFSRSPEHIARAGREFRVGNLYLNRAITGAMVGRQPFGGAGLSGLGTKAGGPEYLAHFMDQRVVTENTMRRGFAPAVS; from the coding sequence ATGGCTGAAAACGACCTGAACAGACGGATCATCGAACGGGGCAGCGCGCTGTTTGCCGCTATTGCCGATGAAAAACCGGCGCTCTTCAACAGCGCCACCTGGACCGGCAGGGTGATGGAATGGTGCCTGGGCAACACCGGCTTCAAGACCAGCCTGCTGCGCTTTGTGGATGTCTTTCCGGTACTGACGAGCCATGCACAGATTACGGACCATATCCGCCAGTATTTCGGTGACGGGCAGGAGTTGCCGCCGGTGCTGGCACGCGGCGCGCGTATGGCCGGCATGCTGGGCTCCGTGGGGGGAGCGCTGCTGGCCCGGGCCATCTCCGCCAATATCCGCGAGATGGCCCGGCAGTTCATCCTGGCCGAACGTCCGGACGAGCTGTCGGACCGGCTGGCAGCACTGAACCGGGCAGGGTTTGCCGTTGCCCTGGACGTGCTGGGGGAGGCGACCCTCTCCCATGCCGAGGCGGAGCAGTACCTGACCACCTATCTGCAACTGCTGGAGCTGCTGAGCGCTGAACAAAGCCGCTGGACAACGCTGCCCGGCCTGGAAGAGGCGCCGCCGGTTCACCTGGCGGTGAAGCCCACCGCCTTCTTTCCCCTGGCCAACCCCATGGATTTCGAGGGCTCGGTCAGCGGCATCCTGGCGCCGCTGCGCATCCTGGCGCAGCAGGTCGTCCGGGCCGGGGCCTTTCTCTGCATCGACATGGAGTCGCACCGCTTCAAGGGGATCACCCTGGAGGTCTATCGCCGCCTGAGAGCAGAATTCCGCGACTACCCGCATATCGGCATCGCCCTGCAAGCCTACCTGCGGGACAGCGAAGACGATCTGGCCGGACTGCTGGCCTGGGCGGAGGAACAGCGCACCCCCATTGCCGTCCGCCTGGTCAAGGGGGCCTACTGGGATTACGAGACGGTCAGGGCGCAGCAGCTGGGCTGGCCGGTGCCGGTGCGCACGGTGAAGGCCGACAGCGACGCCGCCTTTGAGCGGATGGCCGCCGTCATCCTGAAGCACCACCCCATCTGTCACCTGGCCTGCGCTTCCCACAACATCCGCAGCATCGCCGCCGTGCTGGAGACGGCCAGGAGCCTTCGGGTGCCGGAATCCCGCTACGAGTTCCAGATGCTCTACGGCATGGCCGAGCCGGTGCGGCGCGGCATCCGTGCCGAGGCCGGGCGGGTGCGCCTGTACTGCCCCTACGGCGAGCTGGTGCCGGGGATGGGCTATCTGGTGCGGCGCCTGCTGGAGAACACGGCCAATGAATCGTTCCTGCGGCTGACCTTCAAGGATCAGGCAGACGTGGCGCGGCTGCTGCACGATCCGGCGGAGCATGCGGGGCAGCCGGCGTCGGTTATGGAGGCCTTTGCCGAGGAATTTCGCAACGAACCGGCCGTTGATTTCACCCGCAGCGAGGTGAGGGAGGCCTTTCCCGCGGCCATCGCCACGGCCCGCAGCCGCTCAGGGCAGATTGTGCCGCTTTTCATCAACGGCCGGGACGTGGCGACAACGGACCGTCTTGCCAGCCGCAATCCCAACCGTCCCTCGGAGATTCTGGGTCAGGTCTGCCAGGCCGGAAGCGCCGAGGTTGAACAGGCCGTTGCCGCCGCCGCTGCCGCCTTCCCCGCCTGGCGGGCCGCGCCGGCGGCGGAGCGGGCCGGCTGCCTGCGGCGGGTGGCCGCGCTGGTGCGGGAGCAGATCTATGAGCAGGCGGCCCTGCAGGTGCTGGAGATCGGCAAGCAGTGGGACCAGGCCCATGCCGATGTGGCCGAGGCCATCGACTTTCTGGAGTATTACGCTGCCGAAATGTGCCGTCTGGCCGTGCCCTGTGCAGTGGGAGTCGTGCCGGGGGAGGAGAACCGTCTGTATCGGGAGGGGCGCGGCGTTGCCGTGGTGATCGCTCCCTGGAACTTCCCCCTGGCCATTGCCTGCGGCATGGTGTCCGCGGCCCTGGTCACCGGCAATACGGTGCTGTTCAAGCCCTCCGGGCTGACCGGAGTCATCGGGCGGCGGCTGGTGGAGCTGTTCACGGCTGCCGGCATTCCCGACGGCGTGCTCAATTTCGTGCCGGGGCGGGGCAGCGAGATCGGCGACCTGCTGGTGGACCATCCCGCAGTGGCCCTGATCGCCTTTACCGGTTCCCTGGAAGTGGGGCAGCGCATCGTCCGGCGGGCCGCCCCGCTCCATCCCGGCCAGCGGCAGTTCAAGCGGGTGATCGCGGAGCTGGGGGGCAAGAACGCCGTCATCATCGACGATGACGCCGACCTGGACGAAGCGGTGCCGCAGGTGCTGGCCTCGGCCTTCGGCTTCCAGGGGCAGAAATGCTCGGCCTGTTCCCGGGTGATCGTTCTGGAGGCCATCCATGACCGCTTTGTGGAGCGCCTGGTGGAGACGGCCCGCACCTGGCGACTGGGTCCGGCGGAATCACCGGCCCATGCCATGGGGGCGGTGGCCGACGAGGCGGCGCAACGCAAGATTCTGGAGTACCTTGCCGTTGGCCGTGAAGAGGGCCGCCTACTCTATGAAAGCCCGGTCCCGGAGGGGGAAGGGTACTGGGTGCCCCTGGCCATTTTCGGCGGCATCAGGCCGGAACACCGGCTGGCCCGGGAGGAGATTTTCGGGCCGGTGCTGGCGGTGCTGCGGGCGGCGGATTTCGATCAGGCCCTGGCCTGGGCCAATGCCGTTCCCTTTGCCCTCACCGGCGGACTTTTCAGCCGCTCCCCGGAGCATATCGCCCGCGCCGGGCGGGAATTCCGGGTCGGCAACCTGTACCTGAACCGCGCCATAACCGGCGCCATGGTGGGCCGCCAGCCCTTTGGCGGCGCCGGTCTGTCCGGTCTGGGCACCAAGGCGGGCGGGCCTGAGTACCTAGCGCACTTCATGGACCAGCGGGTGGTGACGGAAAACACCATGCGCCGGGGGTTTGCCCCGGCGGTTTCATAA
- the rocF gene encoding arginase — translation MGRDIRIIGMPVDLGQSKRGVDMGPAALRYAGLAAKLEGLGHRVCDSGNLEVAVRETVAAEAEQHYLPSVAEACRLTYGAARRAVAANETPLFLGGDHSLAIGSIGGVTHEAPRGVLWIDAHADFNTPETTLSGNIHGMALAALLGEGYPELTAIGRPGPLLKPEDVVLIGIRDLDSGERERLRASGVTIYTMRDIDERGIGAVLREALDRLEHHDSLHVSLDMDCIDPQDGPGVGTPSPGGLTCREAQLAMEIIADCGCCRSMDIVEINPILDRHNRTAQLAAELAASLFGKRIL, via the coding sequence ATGGGCAGGGATATCCGCATCATCGGCATGCCGGTGGACCTGGGGCAGAGCAAGCGGGGAGTGGACATGGGTCCGGCGGCCCTGCGCTACGCCGGACTTGCCGCCAAGCTGGAAGGGTTGGGACACCGGGTCTGCGACAGCGGCAACCTGGAGGTGGCGGTGCGGGAAACCGTGGCGGCCGAGGCGGAGCAACACTATCTTCCTTCCGTGGCGGAAGCCTGCCGCCTGACGTACGGGGCGGCCCGACGGGCGGTTGCCGCCAACGAGACGCCGCTATTCCTGGGGGGTGATCACAGCCTGGCCATCGGTTCCATCGGTGGGGTAACCCACGAAGCGCCGCGCGGGGTGCTCTGGATCGATGCCCATGCCGATTTCAACACGCCGGAAACTACCCTGAGCGGTAATATCCACGGCATGGCCCTGGCAGCGCTGCTGGGGGAAGGCTACCCGGAGCTGACCGCCATCGGCCGCCCCGGCCCCCTGCTGAAGCCGGAGGATGTGGTGCTGATCGGCATCCGTGACCTTGATTCCGGGGAGCGGGAACGGCTGCGTGCCAGCGGCGTGACGATCTACACCATGCGCGACATCGACGAACGGGGGATCGGCGCGGTGCTGCGCGAGGCCCTGGACCGGCTGGAACACCACGACAGCCTCCATGTGAGCCTGGACATGGACTGCATCGATCCCCAGGACGGCCCCGGCGTCGGCACCCCGTCGCCGGGGGGGCTGACCTGCCGCGAGGCCCAGCTGGCCATGGAGATCATTGCCGATTGCGGCTGCTGCCGCAGCATGGATATCGTGGAGATCAACCCGATTCTGGACCGGCACAACCGCACCGCTCAACTGGCGGCGGAGCTGGCGGCCTCGTTGTTCGGCAAGCGGATTCTGTGA
- a CDS encoding ornithine cyclodeaminase family domain yields the protein MELFPPYTPPDFTRSPLADAPQAQTAPAPADGVLPERFHATSNLPEYLHLGDGRWLLAREGRMDGVYLLRGDELRVVEPRAVRRGDPVVLARTGRGEEGVYVHADGFAVPAGAPADEFAFRTRNSRETPYSRSYDLLYDLLRHDRQQGHIVWVLGPAVAFDRDSRDAMAALVEAGYCHALLAGNALATHDLEAALFRTGLGQDIYTRELRPGGHCNHLDTINRVRRCGSLAVAIRELGISDGIMAACERQQVPWVLAGSIRDDGPLPGVIADACAAQDAMRVHARRATTVVALATQLHSIAFGNMLPGYQVDAAGTVRPVFFYVVDMSEFSVDKLANRGSLQAAPILTNVQDFVVNLRHNLC from the coding sequence ATGGAGCTGTTCCCCCCCTACACGCCCCCTGACTTCACCCGGTCGCCCCTGGCCGATGCCCCGCAGGCGCAAACCGCGCCGGCCCCTGCCGACGGTGTCCTGCCCGAACGATTCCACGCAACATCAAATCTTCCCGAGTATCTGCACCTGGGGGATGGCCGCTGGCTGCTGGCCAGGGAGGGGCGCATGGACGGCGTCTACCTGCTGCGGGGCGATGAGCTGCGGGTGGTGGAACCCCGCGCGGTGCGGCGGGGCGATCCGGTGGTGCTTGCCAGGACCGGCCGCGGCGAAGAGGGGGTGTATGTCCATGCCGACGGATTTGCCGTGCCGGCCGGCGCTCCTGCCGACGAGTTTGCCTTCCGCACCCGCAACAGCCGCGAGACCCCCTATTCACGATCCTATGATCTGCTGTACGACCTGCTGCGCCATGATCGGCAGCAGGGGCATATCGTCTGGGTGCTGGGGCCGGCGGTGGCCTTTGACCGCGACAGCCGCGACGCCATGGCGGCGCTGGTAGAGGCGGGCTATTGCCACGCCCTGCTGGCCGGCAACGCCCTGGCCACCCACGATCTGGAGGCGGCCCTTTTTCGCACCGGCCTGGGTCAGGATATCTATACGCGGGAGCTGCGGCCGGGGGGGCATTGCAACCATCTGGACACCATCAACCGGGTGCGGCGCTGCGGTTCCCTGGCCGTCGCCATCCGGGAGCTGGGAATCAGCGACGGCATCATGGCTGCCTGCGAGCGGCAGCAGGTGCCCTGGGTGCTGGCCGGCTCGATCCGCGACGACGGGCCGTTGCCCGGCGTGATCGCCGATGCCTGCGCGGCTCAGGACGCCATGCGGGTCCATGCCCGACGGGCCACCACCGTGGTCGCCCTGGCTACGCAACTGCACAGCATCGCCTTCGGCAACATGCTGCCGGGGTATCAGGTTGATGCCGCCGGAACGGTGCGGCCGGTCTTTTTTTACGTGGTGGACATGAGCGAGTTCAGCGTGGACAAGCTGGCCAACCGGGGTTCGCTGCAGGCGGCGCCGATTCTGACCAATGTGCAGGATTTCGTGGTGAACCTGCGCCATAATCTGTGCTGA
- a CDS encoding class I SAM-dependent methyltransferase: protein MSRSHQEQIVDQFTRQAIPFAKLPGHLDALDLLLQMAQPDRSDTVLDVACGPGLVACVVAPRAGRVTGIDITPAMIEQARKRQQEQGLDNLDWVVGDALPLPWPDNSFSLVITRYSFHHFHEPGRVLAEMVRVCRPGGRVLVADVAMDPAKVAAYDRLELIRDPSHTHALTTAEFAALFLNSGLTDCRQADYGVELGLEAQLAASFPAPGGRELLREMVTADIGIDALGINARHGDDGVRYTVPIGVFTGRKEGQACRK from the coding sequence ATGAGCCGCAGCCATCAGGAGCAGATTGTTGATCAATTCACCCGTCAGGCCATTCCCTTTGCCAAGCTGCCGGGGCACCTGGATGCCCTGGACCTGCTGCTGCAGATGGCACAGCCGGACCGGAGCGACACCGTGCTGGATGTGGCCTGCGGGCCGGGACTGGTGGCCTGTGTCGTTGCGCCCCGTGCCGGCCGGGTCACCGGCATCGACATCACCCCGGCCATGATCGAACAGGCCCGCAAGCGGCAACAGGAGCAGGGGCTGGATAACCTGGACTGGGTGGTGGGGGATGCGCTGCCGCTCCCCTGGCCGGACAACAGCTTTTCACTGGTGATCACCCGCTACAGTTTTCACCATTTTCATGAGCCCGGCCGGGTGCTGGCGGAGATGGTCCGGGTCTGTCGTCCCGGCGGCCGGGTGCTGGTGGCGGACGTTGCCATGGACCCGGCGAAGGTTGCCGCCTATGATCGCCTGGAACTGATCCGGGACCCGTCCCACACCCATGCCCTGACCACGGCGGAATTCGCCGCTCTGTTTCTGAACAGCGGTCTGACCGACTGCCGGCAGGCCGACTACGGGGTGGAGCTGGGGCTGGAGGCGCAGCTTGCCGCCTCCTTTCCGGCACCCGGCGGTCGGGAGCTGTTGCGAGAGATGGTTACGGCCGACATCGGTATCGACGCCCTGGGAATCAATGCCCGCCATGGCGACGACGGGGTGCGCTACACGGTGCCGATCGGCGTGTTCACCGGCAGGAAGGAGGGGCAGGCGTGCAGAAAATGA
- a CDS encoding AraC family transcriptional regulator, which yields MTIAKLTRLAPVELGFRLEAELPVIPLALEVSPQQLQARQVGCAAAHAHPRGQLIYASSGVMRVICGRDIWVVPPSQAVWVPPDQEHEVYFPGDVALRNLFIDPTATAGLPLRCAVLKVSPLLRELILRAVWIGEAYRPGDEGWRLMQVLLDELRRAEETPLHLPMARDERVMRVIEALLERPEDTRSLDDWGLLAGASGRTLARLFATETGLTFGAWRKRLLLQEAVKRLDRGQQVTRVAFDLGYQSLSAFIEMFRRELGASPRQYARQRGGTSHAIRAGQDGMRYAAEHLRTVAGANAC from the coding sequence ATGACTATCGCAAAACTGACACGACTGGCGCCGGTGGAGTTGGGGTTCCGACTGGAGGCCGAGCTGCCGGTCATCCCCCTGGCCCTGGAGGTGAGCCCGCAGCAGCTGCAGGCCCGGCAGGTGGGCTGCGCCGCGGCGCATGCCCACCCGCGGGGACAGCTCATCTACGCCAGCAGCGGCGTGATGCGGGTTATCTGCGGCCGGGACATCTGGGTGGTCCCCCCATCCCAGGCGGTCTGGGTGCCGCCTGACCAGGAGCACGAGGTCTATTTTCCGGGGGATGTGGCCCTGCGTAACCTGTTCATCGACCCCACCGCCACGGCGGGGCTGCCGCTGCGTTGTGCCGTGCTGAAGGTGTCGCCGCTCTTGCGGGAGCTGATTCTCAGGGCGGTATGGATCGGCGAGGCGTACCGGCCGGGGGACGAGGGATGGCGGCTGATGCAGGTGCTGCTGGACGAACTGCGCCGGGCCGAGGAAACGCCGCTGCATCTGCCCATGGCACGGGATGAGCGGGTGATGCGGGTGATCGAGGCGCTGCTGGAACGCCCGGAAGACACCCGCAGCCTCGATGACTGGGGCCTGCTGGCCGGTGCCAGCGGCCGCACCCTGGCACGGCTTTTTGCAACGGAAACCGGGCTGACCTTCGGGGCCTGGCGCAAGCGGCTGTTACTGCAAGAAGCGGTCAAGCGGCTGGACCGGGGACAGCAGGTGACCCGCGTCGCCTTTGACCTGGGCTACCAGAGCCTGAGCGCCTTTATCGAAATGTTCCGCAGGGAGTTGGGGGCATCGCCGCGGCAGTATGCGCGGCAACGGGGAGGGACGTCTCACGCAATCCGGGCCGGCCAGGACGGCATGCGCTACGCTGCTGAACACCTGCGGACCGTTGCTGGAGCGAATGCATGCTGA
- a CDS encoding pyridoxamine 5'-phosphate oxidase family protein, whose protein sequence is MGLELRRTDRGMTEAEARELLERGEYGVLSTADAEGRPYGLPLSYCVLENAVYIHCALEGHKVRNMAANSRVSFCVVGATELLPSQFATRYESVIVTGRADEVFAEEKQRALEGLVAKYSPQFLDEGSRYIAAMGDRTRTFRISIDSISGKARR, encoded by the coding sequence ATGGGCTTGGAACTGCGCCGCACGGATCGGGGCATGACGGAAGCTGAAGCGAGGGAACTGCTGGAGCGGGGAGAGTACGGCGTGCTCTCCACCGCCGATGCCGAGGGCCGGCCCTACGGCCTGCCGCTCAGTTACTGCGTGCTGGAGAATGCCGTGTATATCCACTGCGCACTTGAGGGGCACAAGGTGCGGAATATGGCCGCCAACAGCAGGGTCTCGTTCTGTGTGGTGGGGGCCACCGAACTGCTGCCGTCCCAGTTTGCCACCCGGTACGAGAGCGTCATTGTTACCGGCAGGGCGGACGAGGTCTTTGCCGAAGAGAAACAACGCGCCTTGGAGGGGCTGGTGGCAAAATACTCGCCGCAGTTTCTCGACGAGGGGAGTCGTTACATCGCTGCCATGGGCGACAGGACCAGAACCTTCAGGATCTCCATCGACAGCATTTCGGGCAAGGCCCGCAGATAG
- a CDS encoding flavodoxin family protein, with protein sequence MNVIGINGSPRKQWNTATLVEKALEGAATRGASTQLFHLYDLSFKGCKSCFACKLRGGASYGRCVLEDGLTPVLDKIAAADALVIGSPIYFGSVTGETRSFMERLLFPYLTYTIPYGTLFPRKIRAAFIYAMNVPEERSKEFGYDYLFKSNERYAQLLLGSAESLYAFDTCQVDDYSKVVIESFDPTHKAKRRSEAFPVDCQRAYELGTRLAGDEAGVGA encoded by the coding sequence ATGAACGTTATCGGCATCAACGGCAGTCCCCGGAAACAGTGGAACACGGCAACGCTGGTGGAAAAGGCCCTTGAAGGGGCCGCGACCCGGGGGGCGTCAACCCAGCTGTTCCATCTGTACGATCTCAGTTTCAAGGGGTGTAAAAGCTGTTTTGCCTGCAAGCTCAGGGGTGGCGCGAGCTACGGCAGGTGCGTCCTTGAGGATGGGCTCACCCCGGTGCTGGACAAAATAGCCGCAGCCGATGCCCTGGTGATCGGCTCGCCGATCTATTTCGGTTCAGTCACCGGCGAAACCCGCAGTTTCATGGAGCGGCTGCTGTTCCCGTACCTGACCTACACTATCCCCTACGGTACCCTGTTTCCCCGGAAAATCAGGGCTGCCTTTATCTACGCCATGAACGTCCCGGAAGAGCGCAGCAAAGAGTTCGGCTACGACTACCTTTTCAAGTCCAACGAGCGCTACGCGCAGTTGCTTCTCGGTTCGGCGGAGTCGCTCTACGCCTTCGACACCTGCCAGGTCGACGACTACTCGAAGGTCGTGATCGAGAGCTTCGATCCGACGCACAAGGCGAAGCGGCGCAGTGAGGCGTTCCCCGTGGACTGCCAACGGGCATATGAGCTGGGAACCCGGCTGGCCGGCGACGAAGCCGGCGTCGGGGCGTAA